One stretch of Armigeres subalbatus isolate Guangzhou_Male chromosome 2, GZ_Asu_2, whole genome shotgun sequence DNA includes these proteins:
- the LOC134216326 gene encoding zinc finger protein 888-like isoform X1 gives MDLTATLAAPQIVQQVCRLCLSEENLEDIKARPDLQQWISDYLSITVSLGDNISLSICFSCRMRVKEFHVFQLRCREVQDILTASLSAVKQVWFNCKDCDKMFQSKKKLQDHLRIHKGKKYNCSHCGKGFIRPSSLAEHLRVHTSRNVYQNDAGKEPELTTNSEHVSCGEIEFACGKYHRGLKYKKQLKNHISGGSNVSLSKGIWFDCDYCEKVFPSKKKLQDHLRIHRRKKYKCSYCDKGFIRPSGLAEHVKIHTKEYKSGKQDWSVAKFACGICDRKFKYEQQLKNHLRHDHGPKGYKCSVCNEAFRTERQMRTHSATHNKLISESYIKESSQSYNENNNEDAVHSLDVYKNKIEKLVDNQTTQIKFEAQQPMYQEYEETEQMRSTEDLFEAEDIKIELLSDDGDETQISKSILN, from the exons ATGGATCTAACAGCTACACTAGCTGCTCCCCAAATTGTTCAGCAAGTTTGTCGGCTATGCTTGAGTGAGGAAAATCTGGAAGATATAAAAGCTAGACCAGATCTACAACAATGGATCTCCGATTACCTTTCGATTACG GTATCCTTGGGAGATAATATTAGTCTTTCAATTTGTTTTAGCTGTCGAATGAGAGTGAAGGAATTTCACGTCTTCCAACTTCGTTGTCGGGAAGTGCAAGATATACTGACAGCTAGTTTGAGTGCAGTGAAGCAGGTATGGTTCAACTGTAAAGATTGCGATAAGATGTTTCAAAGTAAGAAAAAACTACAAGATCATTTGCGGATTCAcaaaggaaaaaaatacaacTGCTCACATTGTGGCAAAGGATTTATTAGACC TTCAAGTTTAGCAGAGCACCTAAGGGTTCACACTAGCCGAAAtgtttatcaaaatgatgctggTAAGGAACCAGAATTGACAACAAACAGCGAACATGTCAGCTGCGGTGAAATAGAGTTTGCTTGCGGAAAGTATCATAGAGGGTTAAAATATAAGAAACAGCTGAAAAATCATATATCAG GTGGCAGCAATGTCTCATTATCAAAAGGAATATGGTTCGATTGTGACTATTGCGAAAAGGTTTTCCCAAGTAAGAAAAAACTACAAGACCATTTGAGGATTCACCggaggaaaaaatataaatgctcCTATTGCGACAAAGGATTCATTAGACC TTCAGGTCTAGCAGAACACGTAAAGATTCACACTAAGGAATATAAGAGCGGCAAACAAGATTGGAGTGTGGCGAAGTTTGCTTGTGGAATATGTGACAGAAAGTTCAAATATGAGCAACAACTGAAAAATCATTTGAGGCACGACCATGGGCCAAAAGGATACAAATGTTCTGTTTGCAACGAGGCTTTTAGGACAGA GCGTCAAATGAGAACACATTCTGCCACTCACAACAAATTGATTTCTGAATCATATATTAAGGAATCAAGTCAATCTTATAATGAGAACAACAATGAAG ATGCTGTACACTCGCTAGATGTTTAtaagaacaaaattgaaaaactggTAGATAATCAAACGACACAGATCAAATTTGAAGCGCAACAGCCAATGTATCAGGAATACGAGGAAACAGAACAGATGAGGAGCACTGAAGACCTATTTGAAGCAGAGGACATCAAAATTGAACTACTGTCGGATGATGGAGATGAAACGCAAATTAGTAAAagcattttgaattga
- the LOC134216326 gene encoding zinc finger protein 888-like isoform X2 has product MDLTATLAAPQIVQQVCRLCLSEENLEDIKARPDLQQWISDYLSITVSLGDNISLSICFSCRMRVKEFHVFQLRCREVQDILTASLSAVKQVWFNCKDCDKMFQSKKKLQDHLRIHKGKKYNCSHCGKGFIRPSSLAEHLRVHTSRNVYQNDAGKEPELTTNSEHVSCGEIEFACGKYHRGLKYKKQLKNHISGGSNVSLSKGIWFDCDYCEKVFPSKKKLQDHLRIHRRKKYKCSYCDKGFIRPSGLAEHVKIHTKEYKSGKQDWSVAKFACGICDRKFKYEQQLKNHLRHDHGPKGYKCSVCNEAFRTERQMRTHSATHNKLISESYIKESSQSYNENNNEGLVCCTLARCL; this is encoded by the exons ATGGATCTAACAGCTACACTAGCTGCTCCCCAAATTGTTCAGCAAGTTTGTCGGCTATGCTTGAGTGAGGAAAATCTGGAAGATATAAAAGCTAGACCAGATCTACAACAATGGATCTCCGATTACCTTTCGATTACG GTATCCTTGGGAGATAATATTAGTCTTTCAATTTGTTTTAGCTGTCGAATGAGAGTGAAGGAATTTCACGTCTTCCAACTTCGTTGTCGGGAAGTGCAAGATATACTGACAGCTAGTTTGAGTGCAGTGAAGCAGGTATGGTTCAACTGTAAAGATTGCGATAAGATGTTTCAAAGTAAGAAAAAACTACAAGATCATTTGCGGATTCAcaaaggaaaaaaatacaacTGCTCACATTGTGGCAAAGGATTTATTAGACC TTCAAGTTTAGCAGAGCACCTAAGGGTTCACACTAGCCGAAAtgtttatcaaaatgatgctggTAAGGAACCAGAATTGACAACAAACAGCGAACATGTCAGCTGCGGTGAAATAGAGTTTGCTTGCGGAAAGTATCATAGAGGGTTAAAATATAAGAAACAGCTGAAAAATCATATATCAG GTGGCAGCAATGTCTCATTATCAAAAGGAATATGGTTCGATTGTGACTATTGCGAAAAGGTTTTCCCAAGTAAGAAAAAACTACAAGACCATTTGAGGATTCACCggaggaaaaaatataaatgctcCTATTGCGACAAAGGATTCATTAGACC TTCAGGTCTAGCAGAACACGTAAAGATTCACACTAAGGAATATAAGAGCGGCAAACAAGATTGGAGTGTGGCGAAGTTTGCTTGTGGAATATGTGACAGAAAGTTCAAATATGAGCAACAACTGAAAAATCATTTGAGGCACGACCATGGGCCAAAAGGATACAAATGTTCTGTTTGCAACGAGGCTTTTAGGACAGA GCGTCAAATGAGAACACATTCTGCCACTCACAACAAATTGATTTCTGAATCATATATTAAGGAATCAAGTCAATCTTATAATGAGAACAACAATGAAGGTTTGGT ATGCTGTACACTCGCTAGATGTTTAtaa